The following are encoded in a window of Vespula pensylvanica isolate Volc-1 chromosome 2, ASM1446617v1, whole genome shotgun sequence genomic DNA:
- the LOC122626935 gene encoding transport and Golgi organization protein 11 isoform X1, with the protein MRTKIHLHLCPLLLYESQEICRLSYQSYFSVTMSKTHIPARFNGEADNFYDPNFTLDVNKRMRVPKSIRVSGDYTDEDVSTMNGSAWNQANSNEKLEMHVPDRILVVGQEQHIGTKAPPREITLENAVMPPEPSIIRVQTPPRILTLDDHYFPAVDEEDPTLLASEVKDSSRIHPQFNTETQIVRRGREQTPSYSSVDVSLPPSEEVQHLRRQVGKLNRRVMAIELEMLQRQQRDKILYTLTLAYFILKAISWLNRN; encoded by the exons ATGAGAACGAAAATACATCTACATCTTTGTCCTTTATTGTTATACGAATCGCAAGAGATTTGTCGATTATCGTATCAAAG TTATTTTTCAGTAACAATGTCAAAAACTCATATACCTGCTCGTTTTAATGGAGAAGCTGACAATTTTTATGATCCTAATTTTACTTTGGACGTTAATAAGAGAATGAGAGTTCCTAAAAGTATTCGAGTAAGTGGTGATTATACAGATGAAGATGTTTCTACGATGAATGGTTCTGCTTGGAATCAAGCAAACTCAAATGAGAAGCTTGAAATGCATGTACCAGATAGGATTCTTGTTGTAG GTCAGGAACAACATATTGGTACAAAAGCTCCGCCAAGAGAAATTACTTTAGAAAATGCCGTAATGCCACCTGAGCCAAGCATTATTAGAGTTCag ACACCACCAAGAATCTTAACGCTGGATGATCACTATTTTCCTGCAGTTGATGAAGAAGATCCAACATTACTTGCTAGTGAAGTTAAAGATTCATCTAGAATACATCCTCAATTTAATACAGAAACACAGATTGTTAGACGTGGAAg agAACAAACACCATCCTACAGTTCAGTAGATGTATCTCTTCCACCTAGTGAAGAAGTACAACACTTACGTCGTCAAGTGGGGAAACTAAATCGTCGAGTAATGGCAATTGAATTGGAAATGTTACAACGGCaacaaagagataaaattttgtatacatTAACTTTAGCTTATTTCATATTGAAAGCAATTTCTTGGTTGAATAGAAATTGA
- the LOC122626935 gene encoding transport and Golgi organization protein 11 isoform X3 — translation MRCITVLTMSKTHIPARFNGEADNFYDPNFTLDVNKRMRVPKSIRVSGDYTDEDVSTMNGSAWNQANSNEKLEMHVPDRILVVGQEQHIGTKAPPREITLENAVMPPEPSIIRVQTPPRILTLDDHYFPAVDEEDPTLLASEVKDSSRIHPQFNTETQIVRRGREQTPSYSSVDVSLPPSEEVQHLRRQVGKLNRRVMAIELEMLQRQQRDKILYTLTLAYFILKAISWLNRN, via the exons ATGCGATGTATTACAGTGT TAACAATGTCAAAAACTCATATACCTGCTCGTTTTAATGGAGAAGCTGACAATTTTTATGATCCTAATTTTACTTTGGACGTTAATAAGAGAATGAGAGTTCCTAAAAGTATTCGAGTAAGTGGTGATTATACAGATGAAGATGTTTCTACGATGAATGGTTCTGCTTGGAATCAAGCAAACTCAAATGAGAAGCTTGAAATGCATGTACCAGATAGGATTCTTGTTGTAG GTCAGGAACAACATATTGGTACAAAAGCTCCGCCAAGAGAAATTACTTTAGAAAATGCCGTAATGCCACCTGAGCCAAGCATTATTAGAGTTCag ACACCACCAAGAATCTTAACGCTGGATGATCACTATTTTCCTGCAGTTGATGAAGAAGATCCAACATTACTTGCTAGTGAAGTTAAAGATTCATCTAGAATACATCCTCAATTTAATACAGAAACACAGATTGTTAGACGTGGAAg agAACAAACACCATCCTACAGTTCAGTAGATGTATCTCTTCCACCTAGTGAAGAAGTACAACACTTACGTCGTCAAGTGGGGAAACTAAATCGTCGAGTAATGGCAATTGAATTGGAAATGTTACAACGGCaacaaagagataaaattttgtatacatTAACTTTAGCTTATTTCATATTGAAAGCAATTTCTTGGTTGAATAGAAATTGA
- the LOC122626935 gene encoding transport and Golgi organization protein 11 isoform X2, with the protein MYYSVYFSVTMSKTHIPARFNGEADNFYDPNFTLDVNKRMRVPKSIRVSGDYTDEDVSTMNGSAWNQANSNEKLEMHVPDRILVVGQEQHIGTKAPPREITLENAVMPPEPSIIRVQTPPRILTLDDHYFPAVDEEDPTLLASEVKDSSRIHPQFNTETQIVRRGREQTPSYSSVDVSLPPSEEVQHLRRQVGKLNRRVMAIELEMLQRQQRDKILYTLTLAYFILKAISWLNRN; encoded by the exons ATGTATTACAGTGT TTATTTTTCAGTAACAATGTCAAAAACTCATATACCTGCTCGTTTTAATGGAGAAGCTGACAATTTTTATGATCCTAATTTTACTTTGGACGTTAATAAGAGAATGAGAGTTCCTAAAAGTATTCGAGTAAGTGGTGATTATACAGATGAAGATGTTTCTACGATGAATGGTTCTGCTTGGAATCAAGCAAACTCAAATGAGAAGCTTGAAATGCATGTACCAGATAGGATTCTTGTTGTAG GTCAGGAACAACATATTGGTACAAAAGCTCCGCCAAGAGAAATTACTTTAGAAAATGCCGTAATGCCACCTGAGCCAAGCATTATTAGAGTTCag ACACCACCAAGAATCTTAACGCTGGATGATCACTATTTTCCTGCAGTTGATGAAGAAGATCCAACATTACTTGCTAGTGAAGTTAAAGATTCATCTAGAATACATCCTCAATTTAATACAGAAACACAGATTGTTAGACGTGGAAg agAACAAACACCATCCTACAGTTCAGTAGATGTATCTCTTCCACCTAGTGAAGAAGTACAACACTTACGTCGTCAAGTGGGGAAACTAAATCGTCGAGTAATGGCAATTGAATTGGAAATGTTACAACGGCaacaaagagataaaattttgtatacatTAACTTTAGCTTATTTCATATTGAAAGCAATTTCTTGGTTGAATAGAAATTGA
- the LOC122626935 gene encoding transport and Golgi organization protein 11 isoform X4: MSKTHIPARFNGEADNFYDPNFTLDVNKRMRVPKSIRVSGDYTDEDVSTMNGSAWNQANSNEKLEMHVPDRILVVGQEQHIGTKAPPREITLENAVMPPEPSIIRVQTPPRILTLDDHYFPAVDEEDPTLLASEVKDSSRIHPQFNTETQIVRRGREQTPSYSSVDVSLPPSEEVQHLRRQVGKLNRRVMAIELEMLQRQQRDKILYTLTLAYFILKAISWLNRN, translated from the exons ATGTCAAAAACTCATATACCTGCTCGTTTTAATGGAGAAGCTGACAATTTTTATGATCCTAATTTTACTTTGGACGTTAATAAGAGAATGAGAGTTCCTAAAAGTATTCGAGTAAGTGGTGATTATACAGATGAAGATGTTTCTACGATGAATGGTTCTGCTTGGAATCAAGCAAACTCAAATGAGAAGCTTGAAATGCATGTACCAGATAGGATTCTTGTTGTAG GTCAGGAACAACATATTGGTACAAAAGCTCCGCCAAGAGAAATTACTTTAGAAAATGCCGTAATGCCACCTGAGCCAAGCATTATTAGAGTTCag ACACCACCAAGAATCTTAACGCTGGATGATCACTATTTTCCTGCAGTTGATGAAGAAGATCCAACATTACTTGCTAGTGAAGTTAAAGATTCATCTAGAATACATCCTCAATTTAATACAGAAACACAGATTGTTAGACGTGGAAg agAACAAACACCATCCTACAGTTCAGTAGATGTATCTCTTCCACCTAGTGAAGAAGTACAACACTTACGTCGTCAAGTGGGGAAACTAAATCGTCGAGTAATGGCAATTGAATTGGAAATGTTACAACGGCaacaaagagataaaattttgtatacatTAACTTTAGCTTATTTCATATTGAAAGCAATTTCTTGGTTGAATAGAAATTGA